Genomic segment of Mucilaginibacter sabulilitoris:
ATTACGCTGATGAATATTAAAACTATTCATGATTTGCTTCCAAAAAGTATTTTTGTCAGGGTCAGCAAATCTTACATCATCAACGTAAACAACATAAATTCTGTAGATAACAATACTGTTTACATAGGGGAAAACGAAATACCCATCGGCAATATTTACAGGGATTACTTCTTTAATGAATTTGTAATTAGAAAAATTTTAAGTAAGTGATATATCACCGGGACATCTTTTAAATTGTTTTCGACCTTTGATAGATATACTTCGGAAGTTCGGCATTTTACCGCAAGTTTGTTCTGGGTTATACCCTTTGACAAGGACTGAAAAGGATTGGAATAAAGCAAAAAACCCTCTAAATCAGCAATTTATAGGGTTTGTAATTCTTAAAAAATCACATTCTGTGCGCCCACCTGGGCTCGAACCAGGGACCAAAAGATTATGAGTCTTTTGGGTACCAATTTTATATTGGGCGAAAATCTGCGTTTCTGATTTACAGAGGCCAATTTAAGGCTAAATTTTTGAAAATTCAAAATTGGCTGTAACACATTTGTAACACATTTTGGATTCGTGTAGTCCTTTGGTCTATCCTAAATATTTAGAAATGCAATATTTAGATTTAAAAATTTGCCGACTAATTTTATTAAATATAGTTAAGCTCACTTTTATATTCCATTATAGTTAGGCTCAAATTTTTGTCTAAAAATATATCTCCCTGTATTAATAGCAATAATATTAAGTTTCAGATTCTTATATGAGCTGTCAAGTTTTCCTTGACAGCTCATATAACTTTAGATAACTCTTAAGAATATGCTTGCATGAATTTTTAATAACATTTCTTGCATAAAAGCTGATTTATGTTGACCTTTGAAAAAATGTAATAATGTCGGCGCTGGAACAACTTAAAATGCATTTGCAGAAAGGACAGGTTTATCGAAGGGATGATCTTGTCAAATGGTCGCGTTCGGTAGACAGGCACTTGCATGCATTATTGAAAGAAGGTGTATTGCAAAAGCTATCTCAGGGCGTTTACTATTATCCCAAAAACTCAGTATTTGGTCAAACACCGCCGGAAGAAGAAACCTTGGTTCGTTCCTTTCTGAAAGATGATCGTTTTTTACTGACTTCACCAAATCTATATAATGCGTTAGGTGTGGGCACTACACAACTCTATAATCAGCGCACTGTTTATAATCATAAGCGGCATGGGAAATTCAAATTGGGTAATCGTGTGTTTGATTTCCAGATGAAACATCATTTTCCTGAAAAGTTAACCCCTGAATTTTTACTTGTCGACCTGGCTGGCAATTTAGACAGATTAGCAGAAGATCAGCAACAGGTAAAAAATAATGTTCTATCCAAAGCTGGTAATATGAACAAGACTGAGTTACGACAAACACTCAATCAATACGGCAACGGCAAAGCTAAACGTTTACTGGCACCTGTTTTAACATAAGACCATGGCTGGATATCTTCACCAACATCCTGAATTTCGCGAATTACTCCGTATACTGGAAAGTGAAACCGATATACAGGCGGCTTTGATCGAAAAAGATTATTGGATTATGCATGTATTATATGGCCTCAAATCACAAGGATATGATTTTGAATTAAAGGGTGGTACTTCACTGTCAAAGGGCTACAAAATTATTGAACGATTCTCAGAAGATATCGATATTCACATCAAGCCGCCGGAAGATCAAAAAGTGAATGAGAACCCTAAAAATGAAAAGCCAGCCAATGTTGCTGCCCGCAAGCATTTTTATGACTGGCTGGCAGCGGAAATTAACATCGATGGTATAGTGCTCGTGGAACGTGATACCGATTTCGATAATACCAAGTCATATTCCAGCGGTGGGATACGCTTATATTACGACAATCTTATTGACCAGGTGGAAGGAATAAAGGCAGGAATACTTTTGGAAGCAGGTTTTGACCAGGTTACTCCGAATGAGGAATTAACGATCAGTTCCTGGGCTTATGACCGGGCAATCGCTCTAGGTGTTGAGATTATCGATAACCGAGCTAAGGATATTGCCTGTTATAATCCCGGCTATACATTCGTAGAAAAGTTGCAAACCATTGCCACGAAATTCCGCAGGGAAAGAGAAACTGGCAATACAAGTGTAAATTTTATGCGCCAATATTATGATGTTTACAGTTTATTAGGTCGCGAAGACGTACAAGCATTTCTTGGAACGCCGGAATATTTAGCACATAAGGAGGAACGTTTTCCGAAACCCGACTTAGCTATCCCGGTAAATAAAAATGAGGCCTTTCTCTTAAATGATGAACCGTTGAGAGCATCCTATAAAAAAAGATACGCGGACACAGCCGCGCTTTATTATGCCGGGCAGCCTGATTTTGATCAGTTGCTTGCAAGGATTCATCAATATATCGATAAGTTATAGCGATGGCCTAATTGGAGATTCCGCTGAAACTGACCACCTGATTCCGATTTAAAGTGGTTCTTCGTCACATTTGGTGAATTATGCTGACTTAGCGAGAACCATTTTTCTCAGCAACTGAAAACCCGCCCTGCCGTACATTTTCCTTTTTATATTTTTGATCCGGTTTACCTGGCCCTCAACTTGCCCGTTGCTTATAGTTGTAATGACTGCATTATTTACTGCCTCGTAGTCCTTTAGTAGATTTTTGGCAAAGTTCTTCAATCCGCACTCAGACTTTACTGCCTCTTCAATCCAATTTTTTAGCAGCCCATCTTCCTTGGCAGCGAACAGTTGCTTAAACCCCTTTACCAGTTGCTCCAGTTGTTTTATCTGTGGTAGCGTTTCGAATAGTAGTTTCAAGAAATCCCTGTCTTCATTACCTTGAAGATCTTCTGATTCCATATAGAGCATTAGCGATAGTCTGGTAGGTGACCAGGTTTTTACCACTATTGGAGCTTCGGATTTAGTTCTGATAAAGGGCTGCATGCTATAAACTTCGTTCATCTTGCAGCAAAACTGTGTATACTTCCCGTTAAAACCCATCTGTACAATTGATTTATGCAGTTCGCGATATGTTTTACCTCTGTTCTCTTCCTGCAGTAGAACGTTAATGAAGGCTTCCAGATTAGTTGAGCTTCTGGATTGCCTTTTCCCAAGCTGTTCCATTAATACATATTTCCTAACTGTACCACGCGCCAGCTTTGTAATTCTGGCAATTTGCCTTAATGTAATTCCAGTGCTGTGCAGCTCTTTAACCTTGTCGAATTTGTGCTGTCTGGCAACACCAATATTTGCGGTTGAAATGTTCGGCTCTGCGGTTTCTAGTCTACTTGGAGCAGGCTGTTCAATCTCAACACGACTAGATTCCCCCCTTTTTGGATCATTATAAATGGTAAATACTTCCCTCAGTTCTTTTCCCTTTGATTGAAAGATCCTTTTGGTTGCTTCTCCAAGGTTCATAAGTAGATGAAAGCGGTCTGCTACCTGGTTAGCATGAGGTGCGCCAGTTTTTACCCCTAAGGCGTATGGCCCGTACCTATCTCTGGAAACGGTTGTTATTTCCGGATGCTTCCTGAGCCATTCGGCAAGAGTGCCCGACTCGCGGTCAGGCAGCAGGTCTACTACTTCTTTTCTTTCCAGATCGACAATAACAGTTCCGTATGTCTTCCCTTTTTTGAACGCCCAGTCATCTACACCTATTATACCGGAGGTTAGTGCCTTAGGCTGGATCTCAATCCCTTTGATAACCCGCAATATAGTGGTTGGGCTGACGGGAACGCCAACATAGCGACTGATTGCAGCACCTGTATTTCCGCCAAGCTCAAGTGCCATCCGCATCAGAAGGTCATTTGACCGAACCATTCTTCTGTAGTAAGGCCTGATTTCATAATCGAAGCGTTCAGTAAATACTTTTCTGGGGCATACCGCATTATCACAAAAGTATTTCCTTGCTTTGAGCTTAACTTTTGCCATGTGTCCCGAAATCGGCAGGTCTAAAAGGGTTCTGGAATACCTGCTATGGATTCTTTTGCTTCTTTTGCCACAAATTGGACAAGCTGAATATTTTTGACAAACAGCAGTGTGAATATAGAGTACTCCTGGTTCACAATAGATTGTTTCAGCTTTTAGCTGTAAATTAGAAGGAAGGATAAATTGTGGTATCATAATGCAATAGTATATTATAAAATTACACATATATTATTCTTATGTTTGTATTCATTAAAAGAAAAGTATCGTGGGTAAATCTGTATTAAAGGTGCAGCGATTGGAAGC
This window contains:
- a CDS encoding ISL3 family transposase, with translation MIPQFILPSNLQLKAETIYCEPGVLYIHTAVCQKYSACPICGKRSKRIHSRYSRTLLDLPISGHMAKVKLKARKYFCDNAVCPRKVFTERFDYEIRPYYRRMVRSNDLLMRMALELGGNTGAAISRYVGVPVSPTTILRVIKGIEIQPKALTSGIIGVDDWAFKKGKTYGTVIVDLERKEVVDLLPDRESGTLAEWLRKHPEITTVSRDRYGPYALGVKTGAPHANQVADRFHLLMNLGEATKRIFQSKGKELREVFTIYNDPKRGESSRVEIEQPAPSRLETAEPNISTANIGVARQHKFDKVKELHSTGITLRQIARITKLARGTVRKYVLMEQLGKRQSRSSTNLEAFINVLLQEENRGKTYRELHKSIVQMGFNGKYTQFCCKMNEVYSMQPFIRTKSEAPIVVKTWSPTRLSLMLYMESEDLQGNEDRDFLKLLFETLPQIKQLEQLVKGFKQLFAAKEDGLLKNWIEEAVKSECGLKNFAKNLLKDYEAVNNAVITTISNGQVEGQVNRIKNIKRKMYGRAGFQLLRKMVLAKSA
- a CDS encoding DUF6088 family protein; translation: MSALEQLKMHLQKGQVYRRDDLVKWSRSVDRHLHALLKEGVLQKLSQGVYYYPKNSVFGQTPPEEETLVRSFLKDDRFLLTSPNLYNALGVGTTQLYNQRTVYNHKRHGKFKLGNRVFDFQMKHHFPEKLTPEFLLVDLAGNLDRLAEDQQQVKNNVLSKAGNMNKTELRQTLNQYGNGKAKRLLAPVLT
- a CDS encoding nucleotidyl transferase AbiEii/AbiGii toxin family protein encodes the protein MAGYLHQHPEFRELLRILESETDIQAALIEKDYWIMHVLYGLKSQGYDFELKGGTSLSKGYKIIERFSEDIDIHIKPPEDQKVNENPKNEKPANVAARKHFYDWLAAEINIDGIVLVERDTDFDNTKSYSSGGIRLYYDNLIDQVEGIKAGILLEAGFDQVTPNEELTISSWAYDRAIALGVEIIDNRAKDIACYNPGYTFVEKLQTIATKFRRERETGNTSVNFMRQYYDVYSLLGREDVQAFLGTPEYLAHKEERFPKPDLAIPVNKNEAFLLNDEPLRASYKKRYADTAALYYAGQPDFDQLLARIHQYIDKL